In Brettanomyces nanus chromosome 3, complete sequence, a single genomic region encodes these proteins:
- a CDS encoding uncharacterized protein (BUSCO:EOG0934023S) produces the protein MSTSFASSSFDISSIDSSQLKIQIIAYDSYQCLPSSLDKTQFSLNGICDKTTTTFPHVPIIRVFGKLPTGHTCLLHIHNVFPYIYIPFTGSSPKNTDDLNKQLIRFKDEIEWRLSSSYRRDDTEAAEKGQNRQNRPPTASSGCFLADLSIVKGVPFYNYAVGFTPFIKISLLSSRYVARLSRLLSDGVIFSRKIQPFESHIPYTFQFLLDYNCYSCSWLSLSKFYWRYPLIQLKNREDYQTYFDTDFCRFNKAKINGDLIKFISAYMNTLVRPNYVNVLDPEEFPRMGRSLLELDTSASWIINRNELQERVIHDRLIETPSSLTAEKYINSTRALLSDVKFQRRQRNLPNDPKLKLFDNTQERAFSGEKWVEIDELKDLLQYCSKLSEDSFYGHHGRDKKLDAESVVSQYPWLYDYPTSFKSVDKLQYEPNTLTLDLMKASSSLTAANFLSQDGFVGSRPSQPFQLSQLGENILDSVIVDDLEGDPEGDPEDPADPEDPEDPEASHTHMDAEEGKDISINDMNTSLYQALEEDKLVDAEDTDLHIFEETQTQKGHIDSSFHQMLPPFSQISIGPSQGFNIYSLFNDMEHQENLFVPKTEAPRYNTNDDFMNSFDNDYGMLKINYTGPFFSKRDNYDSTPFYFAGKKFQLDCLDIQGLPPYESVGTITSNEVSFDTRYNIQSIWSYSKHPPQYKDIEHWCLNKSSDVKSQLLDSEIEPVTQKLQAYKYSSAETPVERKNTNYSKLVMLTIEIHVNTRENLEPDPDKDSVAAIFWHFDRDNSLNPLNIEDLGVFVVDDTTNIAWDHLIGIPVSSFEDEESMIAGLVGLVELVDPDILGGYEIHSSSWGYIIERFKKVYDVDLPVRFSRVACKHNNKAADSWGYRHASGIRITGRHMLNFWRTLRGELRLGNYSLENAVFQVLHRRIPHFSPKVLTKWYCDDKKGLLSCALSYYVERLRLEVRLVEQLEIIEKVIEQSRLLGIDFNSIIYRGSQFKVESLLVRLAKAEDYILVSPSRKQVFNQDPLQCIPLILEPESALYKSPLVVLDFQSLYPSVLIAYNYCFSTLLGRLRGFNPKRNQKLGVITQKLPEGLLKCLQESVTLSPNGLMFTKPSVRKSLMAKMLTEILDARILVKDTMRQLRDDRELNKLYNNRQLALKMIANVTYGYASATFSGRMPHSALADAIVSSGRETLLRAISEIEGNPKWGAKVVYGDTDSLFIYLPGKTRKDAFKLGKEMAAHITDINPAPIKLKFEKVYHPCILVSKKRYIGWKYEYEEQETPDFDAKGIETVRRDGIPAQQKIVEKAINILFETMDVSKVKSYVLDQFTKIIRNKVNLKDFLFAKEVRVGTYKNEAYIPPGARVSMEKMAKDHRAEPQYKERVFYVVKKGNNDQPLRERCMSPSDFLNDETAELDTEYYINKVLIPPLERIFNLAGIDVRRWYNEMPKYISYGDVELRNLNVRTTSCICCNDPVNRTNDLLCDQCNKNKAQTMLELKSRLKFQESHLRDICTICDACTRRTVNSNSIRPSEYLACDSKDCSVFFDRQKAFRQVHSSRNQFSQLPDW, from the coding sequence ATGAGCACCAGTTTtgcttcctcctcctttgATATCTCATCCATCGACTCCAGTCAGCTCAAAATCCAAATCATTGCCTATGATTCTTATCAGTGCTTACCTTCATCTCTCGATAAGACCCAGTTCTCCCTAAACGGTATATGTGATAAGACCACTACTACTTTTCCACACGTTCCCATAATAAGAGTCTTTGGAAAATTACCCACTGGCCATACTTGTCTTCTGCATATTCATAACGTTTTCCCTTATATATACATTCCCTTTACAGGCTCTTCACCGAAGAATACTGATGATCTTAACAAACAGCTTATAAGATTTAAAGATGAGATAGAGTGGAGATTGTCCAGTTCATATAGACGTGACGATACAGAAGCTGCTGAAAAGGGCCAGAACAGGCAGAACAGGCCGCCTACTGCTTCATCTGGATGCTTTTTGGCTGATCTATCCATCGTTAAAGGTGTCCCGTTTTATAACTATGCCGTTGGATTTACtccattcatcaaaattAGTCTTCTTAGTTCCAGATATGTCGCCCGACTTAGTCGTCTTTTGAGTGATGGTGTCATATTCTCTCGTAAGATTCAGCCATTTGAATCTCATATCCCCTATACCTTCCAATTCTTGCTGGATTACAACTGTTATAGTTGCAGTTGGCTCTCATTATCCAAGTTTTACTGGAGATATCCGTTGATTCAGCTCAAGAACAGGGAGGATTATCAGACCTACTTTGATACAGATTTTTGTAGATTTAACAAGGCCAAGATTAACGGTGATCTAATCAAGTTCATATCTGCCTACATGAATACTTTGGTCAGACCAAACTATGTGAATGTGCTTGACCCAGAAGAGTTTCCCAGAATGGGTAGATCTCTTTTGGAATTAGATACTTCAGCATCCTGGATCATTAATAGAAACGAATTGCAAGAAAGGGTCATTCATGACAGACTTATTGAGACTCCCAGTTCCTTGACCGCTGAAAAGTACATCAATTCTACGAGAGCGTTACTATCAGATGTGAAATTTCAGAGAAGGCAGAGGAATTTACCCAATGATCCTAAATTAAAGCTCTTTGACAATACACAAGAGCGTGCATTCAGCGGTGAGAAGTGGGTAGAGATcgatgaattgaaagatcTACTTCAATACTGTTCCAAGCTATCTGAAGACTCTTTTTATGGGCACCATGGTCGTGATAAAAAATTGGATGCCGAGAGTGTAGTTTCTCAGTATCCATGGCTATACGATTATCCTACAAGTTTCAAAAGCGTTGATAAATTACAATATGAGCCGAATACATTGACTTTAGACTTGATGAAGGCATCAAGCAGTCTAACGGCAGCCAATTTTCTATCTCAGGATGGATTTGTAGGCAGTCGTCCCTCTCAACCCTTTCAACTCTCTCAACTGGGTGAAAATATTCTTGATTCTGTCATTGTGGATGACTTGGAGGGAGATCCAGAGGgagatccagaagatccagcagatccagaagatccagaagatccagaagcaTCTCACACTCATAtggatgcagaagaaggaaaagataTATCTATAAACGATATGAATACGTCATTATACCAAGCGCTTGAGGAAGATAAACTGGTTGATGCTGAGGATACCGATCTGCatatttttgaagaaacacAGACTCAAAAAGGACATATTGATAGCTCTTTTCATCAGATGTTACCTCCATTTTCTCAAATTTCCATTGGCCCCAGTCAGGGCTTCAATATTTATTCCTTATTTAATGATATGGAGCATCAAGAGAACCTTTTTGTACCTAAGACGGAAGCTCCTAGATACAATACAAACGATGACTTTATGAATAGCTTTGACAATGACTATGGAATGCTGAAGATCAATTATACTGGtcccttcttctctaaaaGAGATAACTACGACTCCACACCGTTCTATTTTGCTGGTAAGAAGTTTCAGCTTGATTGCTTGGATATTCAAGGACTTCCGCCGTACGAATCGGTAGGTACTATTACCTCTAACGAGGTGTCCTTTGATACTCGGTATAACATACAAAGCATCTGGTCATACTCCAAGCATCCTCCTCAATACAAAGACATAGAACACTGGTGTTTGAATAAAAGCTCAGATGTGAAATCGCAGCTACTTGACTCTGAAATAGAGCCAGTGACTCAGAAACTTCAAGCATACAAGTATTCATCGGCCGAAACTCCtgtggaaagaaagaatacAAATTATTCTAAGCTGGTTATGCTTACAATTGAAATTCATGTCAACACGAGAGAAAACCTCGAACCTGACCCCGATAAGGACTCTGTTGCTGCCATATTTTGGCACTTTGATAGGGACAATAGTCTTAATCCGCTCAACATAGAGGATTTGGGAGTGTTTGTGGTGGATGATACAACAAATATTGCTTGGGATCATCTTATTGGAATACCTGTGAGCTCTTTCGAGGACGAGGAAAGCATGATTGCAGGATTAGTAGGATTAGTGGAACTTGTAGATCCTGATATTCTTGGTGGATATGAAATACATAGCTCATCTTGGGGATATATCATCGAGCGATTCAAGAAGGTTTATGATGTGGATCTTCCTGTTCGTTTTTCCCGAGTTGCTTGTAAACACAACAATAAAGCTGCAGATTCATGGGGATATAGACATGCTTCTGGTATCCGTATTACTGGTCGCCACATGCTTAATTTTTGGCGAACATTGAGAGGCGAGCTTAGATTAGGCAATTACTCTCTTGAGAATGCAGTATTCCAAGTACTTCATCGTCGTATACCTCATTTCAGCCCCAAAGTATTGACCAAGTGGTACTGTGATGATAAGAAGGGACTTTTGTCGTGTGCCCTATCTTATTATGTTGAGAGATTGAGATTGGAGGTTCGGCTTGTTGAGCAATTGGAAATCATTGAGAAAGTCATAGAACAGTCAAGATTATTAGGAATCGACTTCAACTCCATTATATACAGAGGTTCGCAGTTTAAAGTGGAAAGTTTGCTTGTTCGTCTAGCCAAAGCAGAGGACTATATTCTTGTTTCACCTTCAAGGAAGCAGGTATTTAACCAGGATCCTCTCCAGTGCATTCCATTGATCCTTGAGCCAGAAAGTGCATTGTACAAGAGTCCATTGGTTGTTCTAGACTTTCAGTCACTTTATCCGTCCGTTCTTATCGCTTACAATTACTGTTTCTCTACCCTGTTAGGACGATTGAGGGGATTCAACCCcaaaagaaaccaaaagCTAGGAGTTATCACTCAAAAATTACCCGAGGGCCTCTTGAAATGTCTACAAGAGAGTGTCACGCTCTCTCCTAATGGTTTGATGTTTACAAAACCATCTGTCCGTAAATCTTTGATGGCCAAAATGCTCACAGAGATCTTAGATGCCAGAATATTGGTAAAAGATACCATGAGGCAGCTTCGTGACGACCGggaattgaacaagttgTACAACAACAGGCAGTTagcattgaaaatgatagcCAATGTTACATATGGTTATGCATCGGCCACTTTTTCCGGAAGAATGCCTCATTCGGCTCTTGCAGATGCTATCGTCTCTTCGGGTAGAGAGACATTACTAAGAGCCATCTCAGAAATTGAGGGCAATCCCAAATGGGGTGCAAAAGTAGTCTACGGTGATACAGATTCTCTATTCATTTATTTGCCAGGAAAGACACGGAAGGATGCATTTAAATTGGGAAAAGAGATGGCCGCTCATATTACCGATATCAATCCTGCTCCtatcaagttgaagttTGAGAAGGTGTACCACCCGTGCATTTTGGTGAGTAAAAAAAGGTACATTGGATGGAAATATGAATACGAAGAGCAGGAAACTCCTGACTTTGATGCCAAAGGAATCGAAACCGTCAGAAGGGATGGCATTCCTGCCCAACAGAAGATTGTTGAGAAGGCTATAAACATTCTTTTTGAGACTATGGATGTCTCCAAAGTGAAGTCGTATGTGTTGGACCAATTTACTAAGATTATAAGAAATAAGGTGAACTTGAAagactttcttttcgcCAAAGAAGTCCGTGTTGGTACCTACAAAAACGAAGCTTACATTCCTCCTGGAGCCCGAGTCAGCATGGAAAAGATGGCCAAGGATCATAGAGCAGAGCCCCAGTATAAAGAAAGGGTATTCTATGTAGTCAAGAAGGGTAACAACGATCAACCTTTGAGAGAGAGATGTATGTCACCCTCTGATTTCCTGAATGATGAAACTGCAGAGTTGGATACCGAATACTACATCAATAAAGTTCTTATTCCTCCCTtagaaagaatattcaaTTTGGCTGGAATCGACGTGAGGAGGTGGTACAACGAGATGCCTAAATACATATCCTACGGAGATGTTGAATTGAGGAATTTGAATGTCCGAACAACATCATGCATTTGCTGTAATGATCCAGTGAATAGAACGAATGATTTACTATGCGATCAATgcaacaagaacaaggcTCAAACCATGTTGGAGCTGAAATCCAGACTCAAATTCCAAGAGTCGCATCTTAGAGATATCTGTACGATCTGCGATGCTTGCACCCGAAGAACCGTGAACAGTAACAGTATCCGGCCTAGTGAGTATTTGGCCTGCGATAGTAAAGACTGTTCCGTATTTTTTGACAGACAGAAGGCCTTTCGGCAGGTACATAGCTCACGCAATCAGTTCAGCCAACTACCTGACTGgtag